One Osmerus mordax isolate fOsmMor3 chromosome 25, fOsmMor3.pri, whole genome shotgun sequence DNA window includes the following coding sequences:
- the vps26bl gene encoding vacuolar protein sorting-associated protein 26B-like: MSFFGFGQSAEIDIVLNDAETRKKVEHKTEDGKKDKYFLFYDGETVAGKVNITLKNPGKRLEHHGIKIEFIGQIELYYDRGNHHEFVSLVKDLARPGELTQSQTFDFDFTHVEKPYESYTGQNVKLRYFLKATLSRRLNDTSKELDVVVHTLSTYPELNSSIKMEVGIEDCLHIEFEYNKSKYHVKDVIVGKIFFLLVRIKIRHMEIDIIRRETTGAGAAVYHENDTIAKYEIMDGAPVRGESIPIRLFLAGYEMTPTMKDVNKKFSVRYYLNLVLIDEEERRYFKQQEISLWRKGDIVRKSLSQQAVLAAQRYEGSARAEEALAPDHDS; this comes from the exons ATGAGTTTCTTTGGTTTTGGCCAAAGTGCTGAAATCGACATTGTACTGAATGATGCGGAAACGAGAAAGAAAGTGGAACACAAAACCGAGGATGGGAAGAAGGATAAATATTTTCTATTCTATGATGGAGAGACGGTGGCTGGAAAGGTAAACATTACTCTCAAAAACCCCGGGAAGAGGCTCGAACACCATGGCATCAAGATCGAATTTATCGGACAGATTG AACTGTACTATGACAGAGGGAACCACCATGAGTTTGTGTCTCTAGTGAAGGACTTGGCCCGCCCAGGGGAACTCACCCAATCCCAGACCTTTGACTTTGACTTCACGCATGTAGAAAAGCCTTATGAGTCGTACACAGGCCAGAATGTCAAATTACG CTACTTTTTGAAGGCAACGTTAAGCCGAAGACTGAATGACACCAGTAAAGAACTGGATGTTGTTGTGCACACGCTCAGTACCTACCCAGAACTGAACTCCTCAATCAAGATGGAAGTTGGAATCGAAGACTGTTTACACATCGAGTTTGAGTACAACAAATCAAA ATACCACGTTAAAGATGTGATTGTGGGAAAGATCTTCTTCCTGTTGGTGCGGATCAAGATCCGACACATGGAAATAGACATCATCCGGCGTGAGACGACGGGAGCGGGCGCGGCCGTGTACCACGAGAACGACACCATCGCCAAGTACGAGATCATGGACGGAGCGCCGGTGAGAG GAGAGTCCATCCCCATCAGGCTGTTCCTGGCGGGCTACGAGATGACGCCCACCATGAAGGATGTGAATAAGAAGTTCTCCGTGCGCTACTACCTCAACCTGGTTCTGATCGACGAGGAGGAGCGCCGTTACTTCAAACAGCAG GAGATCTCTCTGTGGAGGAAGGGGGACATAGTGAGGAAGAGTCTGTCCCAGCAGGCGGTCCTGGCTGCCCAGCGCTATGAGGGCTCCgccagagcagaggaggcccTGGCCCCTGACCATGACAGCTGA